One region of Oryza sativa Japonica Group chromosome 5, ASM3414082v1 genomic DNA includes:
- the LOC4338814 gene encoding NAC domain-containing protein 35 — protein sequence MSRDDVDDVTAGAAGSGEEAAADQEEAAAAVAGDSHENDLVMPGFRFHPTEEELIEFYLRRKVEGRRFNVELITFLDLYRFDPWELPAMAVIGEKEWFFYVPRDRKYRNGDRPNRVTASGYWKATGADRMIRGENSRPIGLKKTLVFYSGKAPKGVRSSWIMNEYRLPPPAADADLFYKSEISLCRVYKRSGIDDGHGHHQRPAGNVQASSSSAAARPPEQHSGNNTAAGLPACRHRPSPSSSSTTTAQQHTSFHQLLQGECSAAAAAPPPPPSLPASATTRNSNASQLLMPPPPPRPPCAAAYTSAAAAPTESAAVLAAASTYSLLAAAGSSSTHIDELSTLLAGHSHGGAYGNNHIVAGSHHHFPLPPSQLMPQLGTLPISPPLAAVSDKLWDWSSVPDTSTARDYDSSGFSDPK from the exons aTGAGCAgggacgacgtcgacgacgtcacggcgggcgccgccgggtcaggggaggaagcggcggccgatcaggaggaggcggccgccgctgtcgccggcgaCTCGCACGAGAACGACCTGGTGATGCCGGGGTTCCGGTTCCACCcgacggaggaggagctgatCGAGTTCTACCTCCGGCGGAAGGTGGAGGGCCGGCGGTTCAACGTCgagctcatcaccttcctcgacCTCTACCGCTTCGACCCATGGGAGCTCCCCG caatggcggtgaTAGGGGAGAAGGAGTGGTTCTTCTACGTGCCGCGGGACCGCAAGTACCGGAACGGCGACCGGCCGAACCGGGTGACGGCGTCGGGGTACTGGAAGGCGACGGGGGCCGACCGGATGATCCGCGGCGAGAACAGCCGCCCCATCGGCCTCAAGAAGACGCTCGTCTTCTACTCCGGCAAGGCCCCCAAGGGCGTCCGCAGCAGCTGGATCATGAACGAGTACCGCCTCCCCCCGCCCGCCGCAGACGCCGATCTCTTCTACAAG TCTGAGATCTCGCTCTGCCGCGTCTACAAGcgctccggcatcgacgacggcCACGGCCACCACCAGCGCCCCGCCGGCAACGTGcaagcgtcgtcgtcgtcggcggcggcgaggccgccggaGCAGCACTCCGGCAACAACACTGCTGCCGGCTTACCGGCTTGCCGGCATAGgccgtcaccgtcgtcgtcgtcgacgacgacggcgcagcAGCACACCAGTTTCCACCAGCTGCTCCAAGGCgagtgctcggcggcggcggcggcgccgccgccgccgccgtcgctgccagCATCGGCCACGACGCGCAACAGTAATGCGTCACAGCTGCtgatgccgccgcctcccccaaggccgccgtgcgccgccgcctacacgtcggcggcggcggcgccgaccgagagcgccgccgtcctcgccgccgcctccacgtaCTCGctgcttgccgccgccggcagtaGCTCCACGCACATCGACGAGCTCAGCACGCTGCTCGCGGGCCACAGCCATGGCGGCGCCTACGGTAATAACCACATTGTCGCCGGAAGCCATCATCACTTCCCCTTGCCGCCGTCGCAGCTGATGCCACAGCTCGGCACGCTGCCGatctcgccgccgctggccgccgtCTCCGACAAGCTCTGGGATTGGAGCTCGGTCCCTGACACGTCGACGGCCAGGGATTACGATTCTTCTGGTTTTAGTGATCCCAAGTAA